In Microplitis mediator isolate UGA2020A chromosome 2, iyMicMedi2.1, whole genome shotgun sequence, a single window of DNA contains:
- the LOC130664044 gene encoding T-complex protein 1 subunit zeta, with product MSAISLLNPKAEVARAAQALAVNISGAKGIQDVMKTNLGPKGTMKMLVSGAGDIKITKDGNVLLHEMQIQHPTASLIARASTAQDDMTGDGTTTTVLMIGSLMNQADLFIAEGLHPRVLTEGFDLARIKSLEVLESLKIPIECNKEGLIDVAKTSLRTKIHAKIADKLAEVCVDAVLTIKQGDKPIDLHMVELMEMQHRTAADSTLVRGIVMDHGSRHPDMPKRVENAYILTCNVSLEYEKTEVNSGFFYKTAEEREKLVAAEREFIDNRVKKIIELKKKLCDGTDKSFVIINQKGIDPPSLDALAKEGIMALRRAKRRNMERLALACGGIAVNSVDDLQEDSLGWAGLVYEHVLGENKYTFVEECKQPNSVTILLKGPNKYTLVQLKDAVRDGLRSINNAIEDKAVIPGAGAFEVAASRALSQYKEQVKGKLRFGIQAYSEALLVIPKILAVNSGFDSQYTIVKLLEESAALGEPVGLDINSGEAIKPSEMGIYDNYIVKKQIINSCTVIASNLLLVDEIMRAGLSSLKG from the exons atgtcggcaataagtttattaaaccCGAAAGCTGAAGTTGCTAGAGCAGCTCAAGCATTGGCAGTTAATATTTCTGGAGCTAAAGGAATTCAGGATGTAATGAAAACTAATTTGGGACCCAAGGGAACCATGAAAAT gttGGTCTCTGGTGCTggagatataaaaataactaaagaTGGAAATGTATTGTTACACGAAATGCAAATACAACATCCAACAGCATCACTGATAGCGAGAGCTTCAACTGCCCAAGATGATATGACTGGCGATGGTACCACAACGACGGTACTTATGATTGGATCACTTATGAATCAAGCTGATTTATTCATTGCCGAAGGCTTACATCCACGAGTATTAACTGAAGGTTTTGATTTGGCAAGAATAAAATCACTCGAAGTATtagaatcattaaaaattccaattgAGTGTAACAAAGAGGGACTTATTGATGTTGCTAAAACATCTTTGAGAACTAAAATTCATGCAAAAATTGCCGATAAACTTGCAGAAGTATGTGTTGATGCAGTATTAACAATCAAACAAGGGGATAAACCAATTGATTTACATATGGTTGAACTTATGGAGATGCAACACAGAACAGCTGCTGATAGTACATTGGTACGTGGTATTGTTATGGATCATGGTTCAAGACATCCTGATATGCCGAAAAGAGTTGAAAATGCGTATATACTTACGTGTAATGTAAGTTTGGAGTATGAAAAAACAGAAGTTAACAGCGGATTTTTCTACAAAACAGCCGAGGAACGTGAAAAACTTGTTGCTGCTGAGCgtgaatttattgataatcgtgtgaaaaaaataattgagctGAAGAAAAAGTTATGTGACGGAACTGACAAAAGCtttgttataataaatcaaaagGGAATTGACCCACCGTCTTTGGATGCATTAGCTAAAGAAGGAATAATGGCTCTCCGTCGTGCTAAACGTAGAAACATGGAACGTTTGGCTCTTGCTTGTGGTGGTATTGCCGTTAATTCCGTTGACGATTTACAGGAAGATTCTTTGGGTTGGGCTGGTCTTGTTTATGAACACGTTCTTGGTGAAAATAAGTATACTTTTGTTGAAGAATGTAAACAACCAAATTCagtaacaattttattgaagGGACCAAACAAATATACATTAGTACAACTAAAAGACGCTGTACGTGATGGTCTTAGAAGTATTAACAATGCTATTGAAGATAAAGCTGTTATTCCTGGAGCTGGTGCCTTTGAAGTTGCTGCTAGTCGTGCTCTTTCACAGTACAAAGAACAGGTGAAAGGAAAATTACGATTTGGAATTCAAGCTTACAGTGAAGCTCTTCTTGTTATTCCAAAAATACTTG ctgtCAATAGCGGATTCGATTCGCAATACACGATTGTAAAGCTCCTAGAAGAGAGTGCTGCCCTTGGTGAACCTGTTGGCTTGGATATCAACTCTGGAGAAGCTATCAAGCCCAGCGAAATGGGCATTTACGATAATTATATtgtgaaaaaacaaataattaattcatg CACCGTTATTGCAAGTAATCTGCTACTTGTTGATGAAATAATGAGAGCCGGTCTATCGTCATTGAAAGGATAA